The proteins below come from a single Panicum hallii strain FIL2 chromosome 7, PHallii_v3.1, whole genome shotgun sequence genomic window:
- the LOC112899895 gene encoding protein CHROMATIN REMODELING 19, which translates to MPRSFEEISDDEWSLHTFEPSRVLKRSNKPPLQPPPPIDSFRYTPKSSSAAGTSTSTATVVLSDDDDDFDLGADGRSKSQRGLKRPHHGPPSRPPPSTGSFRHNPKPYKAAAALGFSDSEDDDFDITDHDLDLPASPSRTSRLRCKGKSQRVLKRPQHRPHSQAPSIGSFRHNPKPSKAAATTGLSDTDDDDFDLTDHELDLAAPPSRTSRPRRAAGRRLLTAAIDISEEDEDLDLADDDFDYQDLMPFQQRPSGRRFVIGDDDDSDVPVADGAVDVEEDDVVNWSELENEDKDEKYNGGRNVHVEEREGDVVGMALRKCSRISADLRQELFGSSARNIESYAETDASTCRIVTQEDVNAACTSENSGFDPVLKPYQLVGVNFLLLLHRKSIGGAILADEMGLGKTVQAVTYLTLLRHLYNDPGPHLIVCPASVLENWERELKKWCPSFSIIMFHGAGRTAYSKELSSLGKAGCPAPFNVLLVGYTLFERRSAQQKDDRKALKRWRWSCVLMDEAHVLKDKGSFRWRNLMAVAQHARQRLMLTGTPLQNDLHELWSLLEFMMPDIFATGDVDLKKLLNAEDHELISRIKSILGPFILRRLKSDVMQQLVPKIQHVKFVIMDTEQSKAYKYSIDEYRSACQARSTKSSVNITNNVVGLIPKRQISNYFTQFRKIANHPLLIRRFYSDKDVDRIARLLYPKGAFGFECSLERAIQELKNYNDFDIHQLLISYGDAGTKGALTDEHVFASAKCQALAELLPSLANNGHRVLIFSQWTTMLDILEWALEVIGVTYRRLDGGTPVTERQTIVDTFNNDRSIFACLLSTRAGGQGLNLIGADTVIIHDMDFNPQMDRQAEDRCHRIGQQKPVTVYRLVTKGSVDENIYEIARRKLVLDAAILQSGAELDNSTDVPEKTMGEILASLLLA; encoded by the exons ATGCCTCGATCCTTCGAGGAGATCTCTGACGATGAGTGGTCGCTTCACACCTTCGAGCCTTCGCGCGTCCTCAAGCGCTCCAACAAGCCGCCCTTGCAGCCTCCGCCGCCGATCGATTCATTCCGCTACACCCCCAagtcttcctccgccgccggcaccAGCACCAGCACCGCAACAGTCGTCctctccgacgacgacgacgacttcGACCTAGGTGCGGACGGACGGTCGAAGAGCCAGCGCGGCCTCAAGCGCCCGCATCACGGGCCCCCTTCGCGGCCCCCTCCGTCGACTGGCTCCTTCCGCCACAATCCTAAACCCTACAAGGCCGCCGCGGCCTTGGGGTTCTCCGACAGCGAGGACGACGACTTTGACATCACGGACCATGACTTAGATCTTCCTGCCTCGCCTTCGAGGACGTCACGCCTGCGCTGCAAAGGGAAGAGCCAACGCGTTCTGAAGCGTCCGCAGCACCGGCCCCATTCGCAGGCTCCGTCAATTGGCTCGTTCCGCCACAATCCCAAACCCTCCAAGGCTGCTGCCACCACAGGGCTATCTGACACTGATGATGATGACTTCGACCTCACAGACCATGAGTTAGACCTTGCAGCTCCGCCTTCCAGGACATCGCGTCCGCGCCGTGCTGCTGGTCGTCGGTTGTTAACTGCTGCCATTGACATCTCTGAGGAAGACGAAGACTTAGACCTTGCTGATGATGACTTCGACTACCAAGACCTGATGCCTTTTCAGCAACGCCCCTCTGGTCGACGATTCGTGATTGGGGACGATGATGACAGTGATGTTCCTGTAGCTGATGGAGCAGTGGATGTGGAGGAGGATGACGTGGTGAACTGGTCGGAGCTGGAGAATGAGGACAAAGACGAGAAGTACAATGGGGGGAGAAATGTGCATGTGGAGGAGCGCGAGGGGGATGTTGTGGGAATGGCGTTGCGCAAGTGCTCACGCATCTCGGCAGATCTGCGACAGGAGCTTTTTGGTTCATCAGCACGAAATATTGAAAGCTACGCTGAAACAGATGCTTCTACTTGCCGGATTGTTACTCAG GAAGATGTGAATGCGGCATGCACAAGTGAGAATTCAGGGTTTGACCCTGTGTTGAAGCCGTATCAGCTCGTGGGAGTTAATTTCCTTCTCCTATTACATCGGAAAAGCATTGGCGGAG CAATTCTGGCTGATGAAATGGGTCTTGGGAAGACAGTGCAG GCTGTCACCTATCTTACTCTGCTGCGGCATCTATATAACGACCCAGGTCCACATCTGATAGTTTGCCCAGCTTCTGTGTTGGAAAATTGGGAAAGAGAACTCAAGAAGTGGTGCCCTTCATTTTCGATCATCATGTTTCATGGAGCTGGAAGGACTGCCTACTCAAAGGAATTAAGCTCCTTAGGCAAGGCTGGCTGTCCAGCCCCATTTAATGTCCTTCTTGTTGGCTACACACTTTTTGAAAGACGAAG TGCTCAACAAAAGGATGATCGTAAGGCCCTCAAAAGATGGCGATGGAGTTGTGTTTTGATGGATGAAGCACATGTTCTAAAAGATAAGGGCAGCTTCCGATGGAGAAACCTGATGGCTGTTGCGCAACATGCACGTCAAAGGCTAATGCTGACAGGAACTCCTCTTCAAAATGATTTGCAT GAGCTATGGTCATTGTTGGAATTCATGATGCCTGACATATTTGCCACTGGAGATGTCGATCTGAAGAAGCTGTTGAATGCAGAAGATCACGAACTAATTTCACGCATAAAGTCCATTTTAGGGCCCTTTATTCTTAGACGTTTGAAGTCAGATGTAATGCAGCAGCTTGTTCCTAAAATACAACAT GTTAAGTTTGTCATCATGGACACAGAGCAGTCGAAAGCTTACAAATATTCCATAGATGAATACCGTAGTGCCTGTCAAGCTCGTAGTACCAAGTCTTCAGTCAACATTACCAATAATGTTGTTGGATTGATTCCAAAGCGGCAAATATCAAATTATTTTACACAGTTTCGCAAG ATCGCGAATCATCCTTTGCTTATAAGGCGTTTTTATAGTGACAAAGATGTTGATCGAATTGCAAGGTTGCTCTACCCTAAAGGTGCATTTGGCTTTGAATGTTCCTTGGAGAGAGCAATCCAAGAGCTAAAGAACTACAATGATTTTGATATCCACCAA CTATTAATATCATATGGTGATGCGGGTACAAAAGGTGCTCTAACAGATGAGCATGTTTTTGCGTCAGCGAAATGTCAG GCCTTAGCAGAGCTTTTACCTTCTCTAGCAAATAATGGTCACAGAGTACTCATATTTAGTCAGTGGACCACAATGCTCGATATTCTTGAATGGGCACTGGAAGTAATAGGAGTTACATATAGACGTCTTGATGGGGG GACACCTGTAACAGAAAGGCAGACTATAGTGGACACTTTCAACAATGATCGTTCTATATTTGCATGTTTACTTTCTACAAGAGCTGGAGGCCAAGGGCTGAACCTTATAGGAGCTGACACAGTCATTATACATGACATGGATTTTAACCCCCAGATGGACCGCCAAGCTGAAGACCGCTGCCATCGCATTGGACAACAGAAACCTGTCACTGTCTACAG GTTAGTGACAAAAGGTTCGGTTGATGAAAACATATACGAGATTGCGAGGCGGAAGTTAGTGCTAgatgctgcaattcttcaatctggaGCAGAGTTAGATAATAGTACTGATGTACCAGAGAAGACAATGGGAGAGATTTTGGCATCTCTTCTCCTGGCCTGA